GGGTAATGTACAAAAGGACACGACGCGCAACATTGCCGAAACGAAGGAATTCGTCGTACACGTAGTAGACGGGGAGAACGTGGAGCGGGTGAACCAAACCGCTGTCGATTTCCCGCCGGACAAGAGTGAGGCGGAAGAGGTCGGATTCGATCTGGTGCCCAGCGTCAAGATCCAAACGCCGAGAATTGCACAGGCCAAAGTGCAGATGGAATGTGTGCTGGATCGGATTCTGCCGATGGGTGGAACACCGGATGCCCCCAACACCGATCTCATTATTGGCCAGGTCGTCATGTTCCATGTGCGCGATGACTTGTTGGAAGAGGGGCGGATCGACACCCGTCTGCTCGATCCGATCGGGCGGCTGGCGGGAACGTCCTACAGCACGATTGGTCGCACTTTTTCTTTGCCGCGTCTGTCGTACGAAGAGTGGCAACAGCGGAAACGGGAACAGGAGTAGTGTGTGATCCGAGAATGTGCTCAGCAACCGGCGCAACCATTTTCGGGCGATGGCAGCCTGGTTCAGAATCAGCCGGATGTATTCCGGAGCGTCGAAGGGATGGTCCACGTACAGTTCCCCCATCTGCATGTCCTAGATCATTTCCCATTTTCCGGCAACCTGTATCGCCTATCGCTGGATTGTTCCGGGAACATGATGTCCGTTCGCCAATCGTACCTGAGCCATACGGCGCAACCCGTTTCCTGGCAGGGCAACTTGAGGACCTTCAGGGTTCCTGGTGGTCGAAGTGTCAATGGGAGAAGCCGGTGGGAAATCGTCTCCAAGGCGACGAGCTGGTGATGGTATCGATTGATGGTATACGCGTGATTGTCCTGGGTGATATCGATGAATCGCTCCTCTTTGAAAATGGTGATGGGAAAATCGTGGGCATCGGCGTAACGGAGAATGAATGCAGGGATGTCCGTGATGCGCTGAACCAGTTCAATACACCACCCGGAAGCTCAACATTCCAGCAACTGCCGGAGATGCAGAGAAAAAGCGGGAATCCGAAATAGCGGAGGTAGGAACCTTCGCTTTTTCGTGTTCCCGCTTCCTTCCCACGGTTCGAAGTTGTCGGCCCCCCCCTGAGGGCGCAAACCGAGTGAGCAACACCCTCTTATACGCTCATCTACTTCTTTACTGCGCAGATCACTCGTTTTTATTATCCTCAAAATGGTCATTGGGATGGATGATGGTTTCACAGGCAGGGCATTGGAGAAAGCTTTGAAGGTACTTTTTTTTGTCGACTTGAAATACATTACCACATTGACAGGCTATGGTTACAATTTCATTGAATGGCTTTTCCAATACTTTTCCCACCTTGTTTCTTTAATTCTGTGTTTCTTTTGAGGGGGAAGAATAAGATAATCGCTTGATGAAATTGACAATACCATTTTTCGTCGGTTGATCCAGGAATTTCTCATATAAATGATGATCCGAGCTATTATGCCGTTCTTCTTTATGGTCTGAATAGTTTATTTGTTGATCTTCCATTGATGTATGCCCCCCTTGAGGTCATATAAACATCTGACGCTAGCTCAATTATACACGAAAATACTTTTTCCTTGTCTCGGTTTTGAACATTCTGTTAAACCGATTAAATACATATGAAAGAGTTTACTTTAGATATGGCAGGGAAAGGGGATCACAACAGAGCGAAATGGGCAGCGGCCTTGCACCAAACGTTCTGCATAGGGAAGATTGTTTTCATGTAGTGATGCTTGGCAGTCTTTTTTCTGTTAGTGATTCATCATGCTGGCCACTATCCGGGATATTCAATCATTTCTGACCCGCATTGTTCGCGGGCCGGATTTGGTTATAAAATGGAATCAATCCGTATTGTTCGTGGACAAAGTTACAAATATGACAAAATGTTATGTTAACTACGACGCGGGTCATATGTTATAAAGAGCGAGCGGGAAAACCCAGCCCTTTAGGGTTGGGATGAAAGCGAGCGTCGGACGCGGGAGGGCTTCAGCCCTCTCGCAAGTCCGACAATTTCCCGTATTTCTCAAGGACCATTTTCATTCCTTCCTCGATCAAGCGCCCATACTTCATATCCTTTTCTACTGCCAGCAACTTGATCTGCTTTAATAAATCAGCATCAACGGTTGTGTGTAATTCAGCACGACCTTCTTTGATTCTTGCCATCATTCATCACCTCTTTCTCATCATATCATGTCGTTGACGACCTAATCAAAAATGATATGATGTCGTTAAGCGACATTAAAGGAGGTGATCATAATGATGAGAACCTACAAATTCAAGCTGGAACCAACAAAAGAGCAAATCGAGAAGATCGAATGGACACTGGGCATGTGTCGCTGGTTATACAACTCCATGCTTGAACAACGAAAGTTCGCCTACAGAATGGGCCGGTAAGCAAGTGATGGAAGTGGATCCTCGCCACACGTCACAAGTTTGCTCCAAGTGCGGTCGGATCGTAAAGAAGGCCTTAAAAGAACGTACCCATTGTTGCTCATGCGGATATGTGGCAGACAGAGATGTCAATGCCGCAAGAAATATCCTGCATCGAGCGATGGGAACCGTTCTTGAACCGAAATACGTACAATGAGAATGAAACCTTTTCCAGGCTTGGACGAAGCCATCGTGGATGGATGTGGGTTGCCACGCCAGATGAAGCGAGAAGCCCACAGCGACCAAAGGGAGTGCCTTAAGTGCTTCAGCCGTGGGGAGCAAGTCACTTAACGAATAGGGGATCGATGTATGCAACTTACATCAACAGGAAGAGTAAATGAGAACCCAACCTTATATCATATCCTTTTTTTGATTGGCCTCGTCCATTTGTTCAATGACTCCATACAATCAGTCATTCCCGCGATCTTTCCCATCTTGAAAGATTCTATGCACCTGACCTACACGCAGATTGGCTGGATCGGTTTTTCGATCAACTTTACCGCCTCACTTTTACAGCCGGTGTTTGGCTGGTATACGGACAAACGTCCCTTTCCTTACATGTTGCCGCTCGGTATGGCTTCCACCTGCTTGGGAATGTTGTGTCTGGCTTTTGCTCCCAGCTACTCGTTTGTTTTGTTGGCCGTTGTGCTGGTGGGAATCGGTTCTGCCGTTTTTCATCCCGAATC
Above is a window of Polycladomyces zharkentensis DNA encoding:
- a CDS encoding zinc ribbon domain-containing protein: MEVDPRHTSQVCSKCGRIVKKALKERTHCCSCGYVADRDVNAARNILHRAMGTVLEPKYVQ
- a CDS encoding helix-turn-helix domain-containing protein; translated protein: MMRTYKFKLEPTKEQIEKIEWTLGMCRWLYNSMLEQRKFAYRMGR
- a CDS encoding flavin reductase family protein, which produces MQIDPQQQSRHENYKLLIGSVLPRPIAFVTSRSGDGVVNAAPFSFFTVVSTQPPMVSISVGRKPGNVQKDTTRNIAETKEFVVHVVDGENVERVNQTAVDFPPDKSEAEEVGFDLVPSVKIQTPRIAQAKVQMECVLDRILPMGGTPDAPNTDLIIGQVVMFHVRDDLLEEGRIDTRLLDPIGRLAGTSYSTIGRTFSLPRLSYEEWQQRKREQE